The genomic window CAGCGCCCCGGTGAGCACGTCCAGCGCGTAGAGATTGTGCAGGATGACTTTCTTCGCGTCCACCTGCCCGGCCGCCCCGACCGTCGCCATCGACCGCGCCTGGATCTCCCCCGCCGGCGCCGTCGACTGCCCGACCGTCGTGTTGTGGTACGTCACCGTCGTGACCACCTCGCCGTACCGGAACCGCGCGTGGTTCGGGTTGTGCAGCGTGACCTCGACGGCCAGCGAGAGGTTGAGCTCCGGCGGGAGGACTTCGAAGGTGTTGAGTCGCGTGTCCACCGCCGTCGCAGCCACCCGCGGCGGGCCGCCCCGGAGCACGGTGAAGTAGAGCGCGACGAGGGTGACGGCGAGGACGACGACTACGGCCAGCAGCACACAGCAGCATATTAAGGCGTTCTTCTTGATCTTTGCCATTCTTGCTTGTCAGGAAGGTAGGAAAGATATTGGCGTTTCTCAATGTGTTATTCTTTGTGTTGGGTGCTCATTGTGGGTTTGTGATACGAAAAGGGGTTACTTTGGGATATCAGTTACTTATTACCCCCTCCTGTTATAAAAGAGTGTATTTTTGGGTCACGTGTTGACTTAAAAATTAACTGTTAAtttctttttaaatattttgatcaaactcttaaaaatagcaaaacaaggtttgccttgaaaaatagttttaaaatattacaactTTGCTATAGTTTGCATATATCTTATACTACTAATTAGTGTCCAAAGTAGTGCATTGGTAATTGTGTTCATATCTAAAACGGCACTCTTTTATGACTAGAGGGAGTAAGTACTTCTCTGTTCGTAATGAATGTTTCAACATCAGAAGCAAAAAGTGAATCAATGAACCATGACACATGTGCAACTCAAAAGCATGTATTGCCTCATTATTTTCTGCGACAGCTGCATAAATATTGTTAAAACTATCGCACCTGTGCAGCATTACTGCTAGTTCAACATAATTGGAGCAAATCTAgtagtttttctttcttctttggcAAAATTGGCTACAGAGAACTATTATTTTGTGGCGTCTGCTGATTTACACTGGAAAGATGTGGTTAGGTTTCAGGACACCCcattttctctccctttgttgAATATATTCCTGCACatcaaaaatatgatttttggaTGATTAAGAGAGGAATAGGGAGCCCAGTGTCCTTGTATGTATAATACCGTGATCAGTGATTGTGATaacaaattctataaaattagtAATTTTCGGAATCTGTATAGTATATGGTCTCTTGAACTTAAGCCGCATCTCCATTATGTAAGAAT from Phragmites australis chromosome 14, lpPhrAust1.1, whole genome shotgun sequence includes these protein-coding regions:
- the LOC133890322 gene encoding uncharacterized protein LOC133890322, giving the protein MAKIKKNALICCCVLLAVVVVLAVTLVALYFTVLRGGPPRVAATAVDTRLNTFEVLPPELNLSLAVEVTLHNPNHARFRYGEVVTTVTYHNTTVGQSTAPAGEIQARSMATVGAAGQVDAKKVILHNLYALDVLTGALPFQAATSVAGNAAVLRPFRVSAASQVACNVVVYPFKRESSSHCTSTVRAT